One stretch of Orcinus orca chromosome 15, mOrcOrc1.1, whole genome shotgun sequence DNA includes these proteins:
- the LOC125961287 gene encoding uncharacterized protein LOC125961287: protein MCTVTMCTVTVSSVTRGTFIMGTITVSTVTMSTFTIGTHTMCNVTVCTVSMGTATMSTITMSTATVRAFTISTVTMGTVTMGTITVSTVTMGTTNMGTLNESTVTMSTVIVCTVSMGTITVSTVTMSTVTMGTITVSTITMRNITVSTVTMSTVTMCTVTIGTITEITITIIADTMSYVTMVTMGTITKFTVTMGTFTMDTVTMRTATICNVTTGIIIVSTVKMGTAILGTVIMGTVTMSTVNMVFATMCTLTMVTVTMCSVTMCTVATRNATLGNATMNTVIMRTVTMRPATMGSFTMSNVNMGFVTMGTVTMNTITMSIGTMGTGTIGPVTTSTVTMETFTMSTVTVVTVSMGIVTLGTVTVDTATRSTITMSTATVSTISISTLNMHTVTMGNATMGTVTMSSVTMVFATVCTVTMGTATMCTVTMSTVIVVTVTMGIVTVSTATKGTVTMSTVTTCNATMGTFTMRTVIMGIFTMSTVTMSTISVSNVTIVTFTMGNVSMGSDTMGTATMGTIMVCTVTVSTITVSTVTHCHQSTLMGTITVSTVTTSTVIVCTVSMRTIIVRTIIVSTVTMNTVTMGSLMMGTTTMGTITVCTVTVSTVTMRTFNMCIITVSTITMRNITVSTVTMTMSPWALSTLCTLTMCTTTMGTVTMGTITEFTITMGTVTMGTITMGTATMSTVNMVFAAMWTVTMVTATM, encoded by the exons ATGTGCACTGTCACCATGTGCACTGTCACCGTGAGCTCTGTCACCAGGGGCACCTTCATCATGGGCACTATCACCGTGAGCACCGTCACCATGAGCACTTTCACCATCGGCACTCACACCATGTGCAATGTCACTGTGTGCACTGTCAGCATGGGCACTGCCACCATGAGCACTATCACCATGAGCACTGCCACTGTAAGGGCTTTCACCATAAGCACTGTCACCATGGGCACTGTAACCATGGGCACTATCACTGTGAGCACTGTCACCATGGGCACTACCAACATGGGCACTCTCAACGAGAGCACTGTCACCATGAGCACTGTCATCGTGTGCACTGTCAGTATGGGCACTATCACAGTGAGCACTGTCACCATGAGCACTGTAACTATGGGCACTATCACCGTGAGCACTATCACCATGAGAAATATCACTGTGAGCACTGTCACCATGAGTACTGTCACCATGTGCACTGTTACCATTGGCACTATTACCGAAATCACTATCACCATAATCGCTGACACCATGAGCTATGTCACCATGG TCACCATGGGCACTATCACCAAATTCACTGTCACCATGGGTACTTTCACCATGGACACAGTCACCATGAGAACGGCCACCATATGCAATGTCACCACGGGGATTATCATCGTGAGCACTGTAAAAATGGGCACTGCCATCCTGGGCACTGTCATCATGGGCACTGTCACCATGAGCACTGTCAACATGGTCTTTGCCACAATGTGCACTCTTACAATGGTAACTGTCACCATGTGCAGTGTCACCATGTGCACTGTCGCCACGAGAAATGCCACCTTGGGCAATGCCACCATGAACACTGTCATTATGAGAACTGTAACCATGAGACCTGCCACCATGGGCAGTTTCACCATGAGTAATGTCAACATGGGTTTTGTCACCATGGGCACTGTCACCATGAACACTATCACCATGAGCATTGGCACCATGGGAACTGGCACCATTGGGCCTGTCACCACTAGCACTGTAACCATGGAGACTTTCACCATGAGCACTGTTACCGTAGTAACTGTCAGCATGGGCATTGTCACCCTGGGCACTGTCACCGTGGACACTGCCACAAGGAGCACTATCACCATGAGCACTGCTACCGTGAGTACTATCAGCATAAGCACTCTCAACATGCACACTGTCACGATGGGCAATGCCACCATGGGCACTGTCACCATGAGCAGTGTCACAATGGTCTTTGCCACAGTGTGCACTGTTACAATGGGAACTGCCACCATGTGCACGGTAACCATGAGCACTGTCATCGTGGTGACTGTTACCATGGGAATTGTCACCgtgagcactgcaacaaagggcACTGTCACCATGAGCACTGTCACCACGTGCAATGCCACCATGGGCACTTTCACCATGAGAACTGTCATCATGGGTATTTTCACCATGAGCACCGTCACCATGAGCACTATCTCCGTGAGCAATGTCACCATTGTCACTTTCACCATGGGCAATGTCTCCATGGGCAGTGACACCATGGGCACTGCCACCATGGGAACTATCATGGTGTGCACTGTCACTGTGAGCACTATCACCGTGAGCACTGTTACC CACTGTCACCAAAGCACTCTCATGGGCACTATCACCGTGAGCACCGTCACCACGAGCACTGTCATCGTGTGCACTGTCAGCATGCGCACCATCATCGTAAGGACTATCATTGTAAGCACTGTCACCATGAACACTGTCACCATGGGCAGCCTCATGATGGGCACTACCACAATGGGCACTATCACGGTGTGCACTGTCACAGTGAGCACTGTCACCATGCGCACTTTCAACATGTGCATTATCACTGTGAGCACTATCACCATGAGAAATATCACTGTGAGCACTGTCACCATGA CTATGTCACCATGGGCACTGTCAACACTTTGCACTCTCACCATGTGCACTACCACCATGGGCACTGTCACCATGGGCACTATCACCGAATTCACTATCACAATGGGTACTGTCACCATGGGCACTATCACCATGGGCACGGCCACCATGAGCACTGTCAACATGGTCTTTGCCGCAATGTGGACTGTTACAATGGTAACTGCCACCATGTGA